The DNA window CCAGGCTTTAAAACAATCCTGCGACAAACATCAACCTCATTATTATCCTGATTTCAAAAAATGGGCAGACGATTATTTTTTTATTAAACACAGAGATGAAACACGTGGAGTGGGAGGTATCTTTTTTGACCGACTTACCGCTAACGATGATATTTCAAAAGAACAGCTTTTTGATTTTGTGAAGGAAATTGGAAACACGTTTGCCCCGACCTACACAAAATTGATGAATAAAAATAAAAATCTACCATTTACCGAAGAGAATAAACAATGGCAGCTGCTGCGAAGAGGACGATACGTGGAATTTAATTTGGTCTATGATTTGGGCACCAAATTCGGACTGGAAAGCAATGGCCGTGTTGAATCTATTTTAATGAGTTTGCCCAAAACTGCCGGTTGGGAATACGATTTTTCACCCAAGAAAGATAGTTTAGAGTCAAAAACCCTCCAATTTCTAAAAAAAGACATCTCCTGGGCTTAATAAGGTCTCATTTCGAGCCTTTTTTTGCCTCCTATTTGCTTGATTGTTAGTAGCTTTTAGACTAAAATGCAACCTTTTGTATCAATTTAGTCTCTTTCTTGAGACTTAGACAGTTGCTTTTGGTATTACTATCGACAAAAACAACAAATTCGTCTAAGTTTTTGAAAATCATTAAGGCTAAAAAAACGGCCGAAATATTTTTTATTCGCCTCATTCTTAGGTAAATTCGTCAAACAAAAACTACAAAATCTCTCTAAATGACTACAAAATACTTTTTTAGAAATCTACGGATGCTTTTCTTAGCATTGGTTTTGGCTGTAAGTAGCGCAGCTGTTTCTCAAAATTCTCTTGCAGGCGGAATGGCCGTTTCCAATCCTTATGGGATTTCGGATAAAGATTGGACCTCTTATTTGAATAAAACCAATTTGCTTTCCGAAAAAGTGGATGTTCAGAGTTTTATCAATTATACCTTGTTTACCAATGATG is part of the Bacteroidota bacterium genome and encodes:
- the hemF gene encoding oxygen-dependent coproporphyrinogen oxidase, translating into MPNKEQISEWFMQLQDAICNALEQEDGQSTFKEDKWVRAEGGGGRTRIIQNGNVIEKGGVLYSAVHGPLPDFLKRDVTKPATTFYATGVSIVIHPNNPMVPIIHMNVRYFEMDNGVWWFGGGIDLTPHYVVEEDATFFHQALKQSCDKHQPHYYPDFKKWADDYFFIKHRDETRGVGGIFFDRLTANDDISKEQLFDFVKEIGNTFAPTYTKLMNKNKNLPFTEENKQWQLLRRGRYVEFNLVYDLGTKFGLESNGRVESILMSLPKTAGWEYDFSPKKDSLESKTLQFLKKDISWA